In the genome of Ancylomarina subtilis, one region contains:
- the ccoS gene encoding cbb3-type cytochrome oxidase assembly protein CcoS: MSVIFVLIAVSMVVAGGFLIGFLWAVKKGQYDDHYSPSVRILFDDEELKDQEKIKTKNTEETETESKSSED, encoded by the coding sequence TTGAGTGTAATATTTGTTTTAATAGCGGTGAGTATGGTTGTTGCAGGAGGCTTCCTGATAGGCTTTTTGTGGGCAGTAAAGAAGGGACAATATGATGATCACTATTCGCCTTCGGTTCGGATATTATTCGATGATGAAGAACTTAAAGATCAAGAAAAAATAAAAACCAAAAATACAGAAGAGACTGAAACAGAATCAAAATCTTCAGAAGACTAA